From the genome of Labrus mixtus chromosome 17, fLabMix1.1, whole genome shotgun sequence:
gatacaCCTGACTGCTAAAGGAAAGCAGGATTGTACTTTTTTGTGTTGGAAGACTACCTACAAGAACAGAAAAGACATCAGACATGTCCTGATGTTGTCCACAAGGGGGTGCCAACATCCAACACAAACTGAAGGCTTCTCACAGGAGCTCAaactcccactctctcctctgtttccctTCAGGTTATTTGATGGGCAGCGAGGACTACAACACTCATGTCCGCTGTTCGAACATCCCTCCTCTGGACCTGAATCGCTGTGCCTTGGACCTGCGGGACGGTGAAGAGGTCGCTACGGGATATGAAGGAGTCTATTCTACTGAGCTGTTCAGCAAGAAGGCCATCAAGGTCATCGAGAAGCACGACCCTAACAAggtgaaagaaacacacacactcacacacacatgcacacgcacacacagtgtCATGTAATGAACTTTAATAATGTGAAaatctctgcacctttaagaaaaagctaaagacccagctctttcatgaatacctactaacttaatgatgatggtctccatattattgatgatgatgatggtaatgacgatggtttttgtttgataacgacgacttataagatggtttctatactgattagagctctcaagaactgccctcaatgttgtgctttgcctctggtcacttcctgtcagcacctgtgtgtccaatcagactcaaagctgatcgtttgctcttactgactttgttccctttttttctagatccttgcttgtgttgttcttactctctgatgtacgtcgctttggataaaagtgtctgctaagtgaattgtagaaaatctATCTTTGATAGTTAGTTCTGCCACAAGTCAAGAAAGAGGTCCTCACATGttccccctttttctctttcagccgCTCTTCCTCTACCTGGCGTTCCAAGCAGTCCATGCACCCCTGCAGGTGCCCGACCACTACATGGCCCCGTACGACTTCATCCACGACCTCAACCGCAGGAAGTATGCTGGCATGGTGTCGGCCATGGACGAAGCAGTGGGCAACATCACTCAGGCTCTGAAGCAGGAAGGACTGTGGGACAACACCATCCTGGTGTTTTCAGCTGGTacgtttcattcatttattttttttatgtcatatgtaagtatttatttattacacagCAAGGTCAAGAGAGAGgcacattaaaaacagacacacagacggtATTTTCTCTCCTCGTGTGATAACATTTTTGTCCCCTGTGGTTGTTGGAAAAGATAACGGAGGCCAGACGTTATGGGGCGGCAGCAACTGGCCACTGCGAGGGAGGAAGATGTCACTGTGGGAAGGAGGGATCCGGGGAGTTGGATTTGTCGCCAGCCCACTTCTGGAACGACCCGGAACCGTCAGCAAAGAGCTCATTcacgtctctgattggctgccaaCCCTTGTTGGTGTGGCTGGATGGAAAACCAATAGTACAAAACCACTGGATggattcaacatgtggaataCAATCAGGTGAACTTTGATGCTACCAGCGATTCGATAATTGTATCACACAACGATATATAGCTGTGTGTTGGTTGATATATAGCTGTGGGTTGATATATAGCTGTGTGTTGGTTGATATATAGCTGTGGGTTGGTTGATATATAGCTGTGGGTTGGTTGATATATAGCTGTGGGTTGGTTGATATATAGCTGTGGGTTGATATATAGCTGTGTGTTGGTTGATATATAGTGTGTGTTGGTTGATATATAGCTGTGGGTTGGTTGATATATAGCTGTGGGTTGATATATAGCTGTGTGTTGGTTGATATATAGCTGTGGGTTGATATATAGCTGTGTGTTGGTTGATATATAGCTGTGGGTTGATATATAGCTGTGGGTTGGTTGATATATAGCTGTGGGTTGGTTGATATATAGCTGTGTGTTGGTTGATATATAGCTGTTGGTTGATATATAGCTGTGTGTTGGTTGATATATAGCTGTGTGTTGGTTGATATCTGTTGGTTGATATATAGCTGTGGGTTGATATATAGCTGTGTGTTGGTTCATATATAGCTGTTGGTTGATATATAGCTGTGTGTTGGTTCATatatagctgtgtgtttgttgatgtatAGCTGTAGGCTGGTTGATATATAGCTGTGTGTTGGTTGACATATAGCTGTAGGTTGGTTGATATATAGCTGTGTGTTGGTTGATATATAGCTGTTGGTTGATATATAGCTGTGTGTTGGTTGATATATAGCTGTGTGTTGGTTGATATCTGTTGGTTGATATATAGCTGTGGGTTGATATATAGCTGTTGGTTGATATATAGCTGTGTGTTGGTTCATatatagctgtgtgtttgttgatatATAGCTGTTGGTTGATATATATATAGCTGTGTGTTGGTTGATatatagctgtgtgtttgttgatatATAGCTGTCTGTTGGTTGATATACAGCTGTGTGTTGGTTGATATATAGCTGTGTGTTGGTTGATATATAGCTGTGTGTTGGTTGTGTTTCCATATGTTAAAAAGTTAAACCTCCTCTTATCTTCCAGCAAAGGGTTCGCCTCACCCAGACTGGAGCTGCTGCACAACATCGACCCGCTATATGTTGATACTGCTCCATGTAAGTACATGTAAAGAGGTCTGTTTTTACTGTGAGGACACATACTGTAAGGTTAAGACACAACACAGCAGGGTTTAGATATTGCATTTAGACCATTGACTGTACATAAAGATTGACTGTGTGTCAAATGAAACCTGAACTGTCAGGGTAGGGATTTCAAAACCCTGTTGATCAGGATGTTACCTGCTGACTGTACTGACCTTTTTTGGGAAATTAATTGTGTGCTTTAATTAGCGAAAGGGGCTTTGCATCAGTTCATCGGTTCCACCAGCTGGATCACTTGTGCGCATGTCTtggctccaaatgacatcaCCAGTACAATATGTGAACACCGTTGCTGGTTACATtgtggcttcacttttgtacatcTGAAGGAGATAGAGGCATACTGTCCATATTAATATCCAGTCAGTGATCAGGTTGAATTGTTAACTTTTATTCAACAAAATTATGCCTAATGGTTAATTTAATGATTGTTCCTTAACTTGCTGAATGTTACCAAATATGAATCGGCTGCAAAGATGCCAAATGTATTTGTTATATTTAGAGAAACAGAAGACAGTGGCTCACAACACGGCCAAAATTTCCACCGTATTTCTTAAATTCCTCCACCTGGAAGAGTTCTGTGAGTTTGAGTAAATTCCTTCAAACaacaatttctgttttttttaaagtgaaggaTTGTTTTGGACAGTTCAGTTCTTACAGCACAAAAGGAGCTCTTTCTTATGTTTATTTTCACGCCTACACTTGATACCGGCTGTGAATCCCAGGTATGCAGTGATATTTGGAGCcagtctttctctctcatatGGTTTACATAGTCGTCCACAGAGGGGCGTCTTTTTATCCAGCGGTCGTTTAATATCGACATAATCAGCAGtttttaacacacaaaaaaaaaaagatggatgagcTCCATGATCAGCTCTGTTCTCGCTGCTCTCTGCAGGTCCGGGCACAAAGAGTCGGTTTACTTTGGATCAGGTGTACAAAGAAAACCCCTGGACCTGGAAGTCTGGGTTCAATGTGTCCATTCATGCAGCCATTCGAAACTCAGAGTGGAAGCTGCTGACTGGATACCCAGGTCAGTATCTCCATTATCACCGGTAGCAACATGTTCAGGCTAATTGGGAAGATTAAAGTAATCAAACACACTTCTTATCTCATTTAATCAAGGATGGAAGGAGTATTCAGATCCTTTATTTCGGTCAAATTACAGATTACAGCGAAATATAATTACAGGGAGATGCACCTGTTACAATTTCTTTGGCcgattctgatttttttttttttttttaaaacatatttttattgaatttcacatttatcaggacatgtacagtatatgtatatgAATGTAACAACAGTATGACATAAAACAACCATCCCAAAATAGAACATTTGACAGTACATCAATAACACAAgaataataaaagtaatttgtacaatacaaatgaaaaaataaataagtgaaataataaacataaacagtcaCATTTGACACATACCGGTATTTCTCGCACTAGTAACAGTTCACAGTCATGCTTTCAATACATTGTCCAAGTCAGCATTTTTAACAAATTCCAAAAAAAACTCCCAAATTTTACCAAATTCTGAAGCTTTCTTCTTAACTATATATGTACGTTTTTCAAGAGCCAGACTTGCTGATAATTCTTTTAACCAACGTCCAAGAGAGTGACTGCATACATTTTTCCAACAGAGCACAATTGAACGCCTCGCCTGTAATAAACATAGGTCCACCATTACCCTCGCTCTCTTTTAGAAAGAGTACATTCATCAGGAAACAGACCAAATATGCACAGCTTAGGACTTAACGTTGTTGGGGAAGAGGTGATCTGAGAGATAAGAGATAACACagaccaaaaacatttttttaaggatttattttacacatttaaaatacatttaaaatcatcgttgTTAGACTTTtaggtgtgtgtaagtgtgagatTGGCATAGAATTTGACATATATGAGTGGAGTGGCCCAACAGGTTAAAATTTGTCTCATAAAAATCACCAGCTGGCCCATCATTGCACCTCTACTGTGCTGATGACTGACGCTTATTATAGCCAATAAAATGCTGTAAAAGTAGATTTGCTGCTTGGGTTGATTTATCCATGCACACAAAAAGGAGATCGATTAAAAGTGAGAGATATtgtattaaaaatatgaatatttccTCCAGGTTGTGACGTCTGGTTCCCTCGACCGGAGAATAACAGCTTCTATCgggactcctcctcctcctatgaCCCTCTGAAGCCCGTGATGCTGTTCAACATTGAAGACGATCCGGAGGAGAGAAATGAAGTGTCCGCTCTGTACCCTTCAGTAGTGGAGTTTCTCCTCGACCGGCTTACCCAGTACCAGAAAAGTGCCGTGCCGATAAACtaccctgaccctgaccctAAATGTGACCCGGGCCCTGATGGAGCCTGGGGACCCTGGGCTTAGATCTCAATAACAATAAAGAcgttttacagtatttacaacaTCATCTCTTctatctagaaaaaaaaatcaagttttcAGATTCTCCTCGTTGATTATTAAACTGtcataaagaaaaaatgaaaggcAGCTTGTATCTAAATTAAACCGTGCAGATTTGTAgagaatatatttgttttatttaaatatgtgatCAGCTCGATTTCTTGTATTTTCAGCAGCCGGTGGAGAAAAATGAGTCATGACAGACCCGATGCTGTCGCTGTCattgatctctgtgttttaaagctcTGTTAGCTACACATGCTGCTGATTTGTAAAGAACATCTCCCTGCTGTTTCAGGTATTTGCACTTCATTTATCTATCTGTGGAGATACAGCAGGCTCCCTGTATTTCAAACGcaaagctgcagagaaataACATGctgcataaaaaacatttttctacaaGGCTGTGGTGTCATTTTGAAGTTACTTTTACGGGATGCGACATAGAGGCATTTTGAAATTTAGAGACGCgatacattgtgttttttttttatcaacaataGATAGTGTGAGTTAAAGTGTCACTTTTgatgccccctgtggacaaatggAGGCAAATCTtctctgctgattttgtcctgtaatTGCCAAAATGGTTTCCACCATCACCAGACCACTTTTGGACTCCTCACACACTTGAACACTTAATCCTGCGCTCTGACTCGGCCCTGTGAAGTCTAACATGCTCCAGCTCTGATTTGTCTCAACACTGTGATTCGCCGGCTGTGACAtcacctttttacattttgttttctcagcTGTGACAGAGCTATGCTGTGTGCCTGAAGTGTGACGACCCTGAAAGATATGACAGTGTCAAAGTGTGATGACCtcacatgttttgattttgagcACAAGTGGGACATCGGAGAGTCTCAGAGTGAAGTGAGGCAGGTATTCCAAACAAGattgtgtctctctgtgaaaacacattaaaatcaaACTGACTGGTGCAGCCAGGGATGTGATGACCCTTGAGCTTGGAAAGGGGAGAAATCcgacagccccccccccaaaagaaatctaaaaaaaaccctcactaAAGGAAGACCACTGCAGcaagtaaatacaaaaaacactaACTCATCTACTCACTCACACCACTGAAGGCTTTATTGTTGTCAAGGCAGTTGCATATGCATATCAAGAAAAGCTTCAATGTCATTCAGCTCATTGAGATTACGAGAGCTCAGGAAAACCTGTCTTGTGTAACAGGTTGATACATTTCATACAGCTTATGAATTTCACCAAAACACTCATTTTTCATTAGATatcttcttttgtgttttcctttttccatgtttatttcagagtatttgtgtgtgtctgtgcgtgatGACAACAGTATGTCTCCTTTCTTTTCAAGTGTAATAATGTGTGTTgtttaagattctggttgaaagGGAAATAGGGACATTTTGACCACAAGGTGGCACTAGAGGAGATTATACACAGCATTAATGGTTAACATCCATCCTCCTACAACTCGTCAAAGTTGACTGTGATCACAACTGACTGAATGAGAGTAAACCAAACTACTGGACATTAAAATAGAACTGAGGATAAAAAATAAGATCTTCAGAGAACACCCATGTTAGCATACAttcaaaaaaagttattctcctcatttgatttattttagttttcagGAGAACTTTATTTCGATATTCTACAATTTTAACAACCCACATGATATGCCCTGCACATCAACAAAAAGTTCAAACACATAAAACTATCCAGATAAAACAAAACGGAGCTCTCCCActaaacacagataaaaaaaaaaacaagtattaaaaacactcaaacagtcAAGATCAACATTATTGATTTGACACTTGTTACAAATTCAGTGTTAATACATAAACATTAATTTAACATTGATCTCTAAATGATACATTTTGAAACTTTTGCAGGGTGCAAAGCCTCTTCTCTGTTGGAAATCTAACCAACCATTGCAGAAACATTCAGAGGATCACCTAAGTCATAAGGAAACAGCTTCTGGTAACCACGAATATTTGAACCAAATTGAACATTAATCCATCCAAATGTATGCAAGACGTTTAACTCAAAGCCAAACGGTCAAACTTTTTATGGCGATATCGGAAATGTCAGAGGATCTGCAAATCAGTAGGATTCTTCTGCAAGTCACaattttccatccatccatccattatctataccgcctTTCCCGTTCGGgggcgttgggggggggggggggggggggggggggggggggctggatccgatcccagctgtcattgggtgagaggcgtggttacaccctggactgttcagtCAGTCACAGGGCTGATCACAATTCTTCTGTATCAATTATAGGTTCTGGTCAACGTCCAATATTAGTTTTGTGTCACTTGAATGGCACAATAATAAAAGTGATTTAGTAGTTACCACTAGATCTTCTTGTCCTTTGTGCAGATCTCAGTAGTTTTCAGTGGTGGATCCCTAATACATTTGGTAATTGTCTTGTGATGCCAACTGGTGATAgcttttgatttcttttcagtAAGATATCacaacatctaaaaaaaagttattccaTGAATTTGGCTAATGCAATTAATATTTCCAAAGCGATTAATAAAACAATTCTCATGGTACAGTTAGCTTATACTTGATGGCAGAACATGGGGTTTATAGATCCAGATTGTTATGAACCAAATAAAACTGCTTAACACATTGGCCCTTACTACATTAACATTGCTTCTGTACTACACTTGATGTCCAGAAGAGGGCAGTGTTGATGTTAGTTCTCTATTGGGTCAGGATCTCTGTCAAAAAATGTTAATATTAACAGACGATGAGATGGAGTTGAAGAAAACTTTGGTTGGCTCCTCCTCTCATATTAACATTGTAAAATCATCCGCAGTAAATAGACCTTCCCATGAGGAACGTCAACAAGAGGGTCTGAAGCCGCATCTCAACATCTGCCTGCTCTCATGTTTCCACATGTGGAACTTTTAATGAATTGCATCTGAAGTAGGTAACTCCTTTGAGggttatttttagtgtttttttttttaaagggtaaTTAGAAGACAGGAACAATGCTGTGAAAGTAAAGCGCAAGGTTTTTTAAATGCCAGAGTAGGTGGCCTGTTTCATTGTTCTTCCAACACATTTGGTTGGCTCTGACTTAAAGGGGTGCAGTCAGCCATATGCCAGGCAGACACTTACTCTGTTGAACCCAAACTTAAGGGGGGTGTGGACACAAAACTGTTTCGGCCTGTGTGCCAGGATGCCTGAAAATTACATAACAAAAAGTAGTACCAGCAAGGTTCCTCAATAGCTTAGATTTGTCATGTTCAAACAGTCGTCATTGATCCACATTTGTCAGTCCTACCAGGAAATAAATGAACCTTAGCCTTGAGATTCCTCTGTGATGAAATGTTGTACAAACAAACTGCTTTACTGTAAGAGTAAATGAGCTGAAAAGCTTCAGAGGTGGAAAactgggaaagagagagagatggtctGTAGAGAGCCAGAGCAGCTTGAAAAGGCATTAAGGATGCAGACGGGTTCTTCCAGAACAGTTCAGGAATCGCcaacagggttagggttatacTTCCTGGACTTGTATGACGCTCTGCTTTTGAAAGGAGAGACCTGCCTGGATGTGATTGGTGAAATGTGTTTGCACTGGAGAGACTTACTGGTATGATGACAGCCGCTGCAACTGCCTGTGTGTATGCAGTTGTGAAAT
Proteins encoded in this window:
- the LOC132992627 gene encoding arylsulfatase B-like, whose product is MDETRCFYSLFLAVFLQSFSGVFAAKQPNIVFVLADDFGWFDVGYHKSEIRTPNLDSLSAGGVRLENYYVQPICTPSRNQLLTGRYQIHTGMQHQIIWPCQPYCVPLDEKLLPQLMKEAGYATHMVGKWHLGMYKKDCLPTRRGFDTYFGYLMGSEDYNTHVRCSNIPPLDLNRCALDLRDGEEVATGYEGVYSTELFSKKAIKVIEKHDPNKPLFLYLAFQAVHAPLQVPDHYMAPYDFIHDLNRRKYAGMVSAMDEAVGNITQALKQEGLWDNTILVFSADNGGQTLWGGSNWPLRGRKMSLWEGGIRGVGFVASPLLERPGTVSKELIHVSDWLPTLVGVAGWKTNSTKPLDGFNMWNTISKGFASPRLELLHNIDPLYVDTAPCPGTKSRFTLDQVYKENPWTWKSGFNVSIHAAIRNSEWKLLTGYPGCDVWFPRPENNSFYRDSSSSYDPLKPVMLFNIEDDPEERNEVSALYPSVVEFLLDRLTQYQKSAVPINYPDPDPKCDPGPDGAWGPWA